The following is a genomic window from Halobacterium sp. R2-5.
CGGTCGTGGAGGCGTTCGTCTTCGACGTCGGGAAGTCCAGCATCGAGGTGAAAGTCGAAGTCCGCGCGGAGGACCCCGTGGAGGGAACCGAGCGCAAGACCACGACCTCGTTTTTCACGTTCGTCGCGCTCGACGACGACGGCAACCCCACGGAAGTGCCGCGACTGGACTGCGAGACGGAGGCCGAGGAGGCGCTCCGGCAGGAGGCCCTCGAGGCGCACGCCGAACAGCAGTAGCCTAGTCGAGGCGCGGCACGTCGACGGTGACGACGGCGCCGGTCGGCTCGTTGTCCGCGAACGCCAGCGGCAGGAAGGTCGGGGACACCGCCCACGCGAGCGCGACGACGGCGGTGTTGACGACGAGGACGTCCTTGAGACGGTGCATCTGGTCGCCGGGCTGGGGGAGCTAGTCGGTCGCGTACAGCACCCAGAAGCCGCCCGGCAACAGCGCGAGCGGCCCGCCGAGCATCGAGACCGCGAGCGCCGTGCCGTACGCCGCCGCGGCCGCGACGTACAGCGCGTCGCGGTGCCGTCGCACGAACGCGGCCTGCGCGAGCTTGTCGACGGCGTCGTCGTCCACGTCGGCGATGCGGTCGTTCGCGTAGACGGCGAACGTGACGAGGCCGACGACGAGCGGTGCCGGGCTCAACGGCAGCGACAGCACCGCCATCGCGATGCCGACCTCGACCACGGTGATTACGGAGAGGTACGCAGAGCTGTACACCAGCGTGTTCCAGAGCCGTTTCGCGCCCGCGAGAACGCGGGCGAGCTGTGCGAGCAACCACGTCGGTCCGCCGGGGAGGGTCCGCCGGCGATTTCGTTCCTGTGACATCGTTGGGTTGTCGCCCGGCGACGCCGCCGGGCTGACGCGGGATGCCACGCCCGAAACCGCCTTATTATTATACCCGTTTCATAACTTATAAAACTAGAAAATAATCGGTCCGGGCCCGTACGCGACGACGCGGGCCGTCCCGGATACGGTGCTGAGACGGTCGCGCGCGTACTGAACGACCCCCCACGTTTATTCGCTCGCTCGCCGTTGTCTACGAGAACGATGACAGAGCACGCGAAATCCCTCCTGCGAGAAATCGACGAGACCGCCGCGGACGTCTTCGACCTCGCGGACCGGAGGCGAGCGAAGGAGCGGGCCGGCTCCCGCCGCGACGCGTACGAGAAGGGGTTCAACGAGGTCCAGAGCCTCGCCGGGAAGCCGCAGGCCCGCGAGCTCGCGGAGTGGATCCAGTCCGAGATGCGCGAGCGCGAGGCGTTCCCGTCGGCCCGCAACGTCCGCCAGCAGGGCGCGAAAATCTGCCGGGAGAGCGGCCACGAGGTCTCGACGAACGACTGGCTCGGCGCGTAGCCGGGACACGCGCAGGTTTTTCCCGAGCGACCACCAATCTCCGCTCGTGACACTCGACGCGCCCGCACCCGACCCGCCCGAGCTGGAGGGCGACCCCGACGAGTACGACGACGTCACCGTCCAGGGAACGGACTACCACCGCGACGACCTCCAGGAGTTCCTGGAAGCCGGCGCGTGGGAGGAGGCCTTCGAGTCGTGGGCCGCGGAGACGGACCTCGACCGCGAGGCGTTCGACGTCGCCGTCGACCTCGGACTGTTCGACGAGTTCGACTTCTTCTGGGACGACTTCGCGGACCGCGTCGGCTACCACGCGCCCGGCCTCCCGGAGAACTGGCGCGAGCGCGACATCCACCCCGACCTGGAGTCGTGGGAGACGGTCTCCGCTATCAACGCGTCGCTGGCGGAGCTCGGCGCGGAAGTTTCGAACCTCCTCAAGGCGGAGTACGTCGACTGGGAGGCCGAGTACGACGCGCCCGACGACCTCCCGGACTTCTAGTTCGAGAGCGTGCGGTCGAGGAACTGCTCGATGACTTTCGGGCCGGCGGGCGGCCCGTTCGAGACGCGCTCTTTCAGTTTCCCGTCCCCAGGAGTGCACTTCGCCTTCGTAATCGTCTGATCGACGGTCGGCTTCTGGGTGAGCCCGTCGAACCCGAACCCGTGGCCAAGGTCGTGGAGTTCGTAGTACGTCGTATCGACGCAAGCCTCGCTCAGTGCATCGTAGAGGATTGTGCTCTGCTGGTACGGGACGGTGACGTCCTGCCGTCCGTGCATGAGGAGGAACGGCGGGTCGTCGGGGTCGACGTACGTTATCGGGTCGGCTCGTTCGACCAGTTCCTCGTTCTCCGTAATCTGGCCGCCGACGAGCAGTGACTCCGGCGAGTTCGGCGCGTCGTGGCTGAATCCTTTCCCGTCCAGTTGCGGGTCCATCTTGAGAAAGTCGGTCGGCGTGTACCAGCCGACGACAGCCTGCACACGGCCGGACTCCCCCGGGTAGACGGTCTTCTCAATGTCGTAGACGTCGCCCTCGATTTCCTCCACGTCGCCGGCCGTCCCGGCGAGGACGGCGAGGTGCGACCCGGAGGAACTCCCCCAGGTCGCGACCCGTTCCGGGTCGAGATTGTACTCGTCGGCGTGTCCGCGCAACCACCGAATCGCCGCCTTCACGTCGACGATGTGGTCCGGGAACGTACCTCTCGGAACGGGGTTGTCTGGCGACGGGCTGATTATCGGGTCGACGTCTTCCGGAATTTCGGAGAGCCGGTGGTCTACCGTCGCCATCGCGTAGCCGCGGCTGACGAAGTACTCCTCAAGGTCCGGCGTGTCCTTCCGCGTGTTCACGAGCCAGCCGCCGCCGTGGACGAAGACCACGAGCGGTGTCGGCTCTTCGCTGTCTGGAAGGTACAGGTCGAGTTTGAGTTCGCCGCTATCGCGCTCGGCGTACGTCAGTCCCTCGTGGAACGTGACGTCGCTACTCGGCGTCGGTGTGTCCGACTGCGCGAACGCGCTTCCCGGGAGTGTCAGTGCTGCTGCGGCGGCGCCGGCGGTGCTGAGGAACTGCCGGCGAGTCGTCAGTGTATACTTCCTGGCCATTGTCGACGCCTGCCACTCGTCACCCACCGATAATTGTTAAACGGCGAGTAACGCCGCCAAGATGCCAGTATCTGTCCGTCCGCTGGATTCGGGCAGCGCCCGCAACGAAGAAGAGATACGGTACGCCGCGCGGGTACTGAGCGCAAACCGTGGGCGACAGCGCGAACTGCTCAGTTCTCGACCGCTGCGGCGGCGTTGATAATCGTCTCCTCGCCGAACGCGGGGCCGACAAGCTGGAGGCCGACCGGGAGGCCATCAGCTTCGCCCGCGGGCACCGAGATGGCGGGGAGGTTCGCGAGGTTCACGGGCGTCGTGTTCGCGTCCGCGAGGTACATCTTCAGCGGGTCGTCGAGGCTCTCGCCGAGCTCCGGCGGGAGAATCGGCATCGTGGGGGACGCGAGCACGTCGACGTCCTCGAAGGCCTCGTCGAAGTCCTGTTTCACCCACGCGCGGGCCTCCTGGGCCTGCTTGTAGTACTTGTCGTGGTAGCCCGCCGACAGCGCGTACGTCCCGAGGAGGATGCGGCGCTTGACCTCGTCGCCGAACCCCTCCGAGCGCGCCTCGGAGAACGTCTCGTTCCAGTTGCCGTCGTAGCCGCCCGAATTCCCGTAGCGCACGCCGTCGAAGCGCGCGAGGTTCGAGGACGCCTCGCTCATCGCGATGACGTAGTACGCCGCGACGGCGTACTCGACGGAGGGCAGGCTGACCTCCTCGACGGTCGCGCCCTGCTCGCGGAGGTCGTCGATGGCTTCCTCGAACGTCTCCACGACCGCGTCCTCCGCGCCCTCGACGAGCTCCGTGGGGACGCCGATCGTCAGGCCGTCGACGTCGCCGTCGGCGGCGCTCGCGAAGTCCGTGTCCGCCCCTTCCTCGCGGGTGGTGCCGTCGCGCTCGTCCGGGCCCGCGATGACGTCGAGGAGCGCTGCGGCGTCCTCGACGGTCGGTGCGATGGGCCCGATCTGTTCGAGGCTGTTCGCGTACGCGACCAGCCCGTACCGGGAGACGAGGCCGTACGTCGGCTTGATGCCGACGACGCCGCAGAACGCGGCCGGACACCGAATCGACCCGCCGGTGTCCGTGCCGAGCGCGAGGTCCGCGTCGCCCGCGGCGACAGCCGCCGCGCTCCCGCCGGAGGAGCCGCCGGGGACGTGGTCCTCGTCGACGGGGTTCTTCACGGGACCGAAGTACGACGTCTCCGTGGTCGTCCCCATCCCGAACTCGTCCATGTTCGCCTTCCCCGGGATGGTCGCGCCCGCGTCCTTCAGGCGCTCGACGACGGTGGCGTCGTACGGCGGCACGTAGTCCTCGAGCATCTTCGACCCACAGGTCGTGCGCACGCCCTCCGTGGAGATGTTGTCCTTGACGGCGACGGTCCGCCCGGCGAGCGGGCCGTCCTCGCTGCCCTCGATTTCCTCGTCGGTGATGTACGCGTTCAGGCTCATCACGACACCTTCGGGCCCTTGAAGCGGCCGTCCTCGCTGTCGTCGGCGTTCTGCAGCGCCTCGTCCTGGCTGAGGCTGTCCTCGACCTCGTCGCTGCGCATCACGTTCACGAGGTCGGGCTCGGCGTCGACCTCGGGGACCTCGTCGAGAGCCTCGAAGTGTTCGAGGATGTCGCCGAACTGGTCGGCGAACTGCGCGAC
Proteins encoded in this region:
- a CDS encoding acyl-CoA thioesterase, which codes for MPESSRLMDSYTEMTELLLPNDTNNLGRALGGAVLHWMDICAAIASMRFSGRQCVTASMDHVDFIAPIEMGEVAVVEAFVFDVGKSSIEVKVEVRAEDPVEGTERKTTTSFFTFVALDDDGNPTEVPRLDCETEAEEALRQEALEAHAEQQ
- a CDS encoding alpha/beta hydrolase, whose amino-acid sequence is MARKYTLTTRRQFLSTAGAAAAALTLPGSAFAQSDTPTPSSDVTFHEGLTYAERDSGELKLDLYLPDSEEPTPLVVFVHGGGWLVNTRKDTPDLEEYFVSRGYAMATVDHRLSEIPEDVDPIISPSPDNPVPRGTFPDHIVDVKAAIRWLRGHADEYNLDPERVATWGSSSGSHLAVLAGTAGDVEEIEGDVYDIEKTVYPGESGRVQAVVGWYTPTDFLKMDPQLDGKGFSHDAPNSPESLLVGGQITENEELVERADPITYVDPDDPPFLLMHGRQDVTVPYQQSTILYDALSEACVDTTYYELHDLGHGFGFDGLTQKPTVDQTITKAKCTPGDGKLKERVSNGPPAGPKVIEQFLDRTLSN
- the gatA gene encoding Asp-tRNA(Asn)/Glu-tRNA(Gln) amidotransferase subunit GatA, with the protein product MSLNAYITDEEIEGSEDGPLAGRTVAVKDNISTEGVRTTCGSKMLEDYVPPYDATVVERLKDAGATIPGKANMDEFGMGTTTETSYFGPVKNPVDEDHVPGGSSGGSAAAVAAGDADLALGTDTGGSIRCPAAFCGVVGIKPTYGLVSRYGLVAYANSLEQIGPIAPTVEDAAALLDVIAGPDERDGTTREEGADTDFASAADGDVDGLTIGVPTELVEGAEDAVVETFEEAIDDLREQGATVEEVSLPSVEYAVAAYYVIAMSEASSNLARFDGVRYGNSGGYDGNWNETFSEARSEGFGDEVKRRILLGTYALSAGYHDKYYKQAQEARAWVKQDFDEAFEDVDVLASPTMPILPPELGESLDDPLKMYLADANTTPVNLANLPAISVPAGEADGLPVGLQLVGPAFGEETIINAAAAVEN
- the gatC gene encoding Asp-tRNA(Asn)/Glu-tRNA(Gln) amidotransferase subunit GatC, which codes for MSDSVDADEVEHVADLARVDLDDEEVAQFADQFGDILEHFEALDEVPEVDAEPDLVNVMRSDEVEDSLSQDEALQNADDSEDGRFKGPKVS